A single genomic interval of Lactococcus sp. S-13 harbors:
- a CDS encoding L-ribulose-5-phosphate 4-epimerase → MLEELKEKVLKANLELPKHGLVEFTWGNASAFDKETGYFVIKPSGVSYDSLKASDMVVVDLNGNVVEGKLNPSSDTPTHAVLYKQYPELGGIVHTHSNWATAWAQSGVDVSAMGTTHADTFYGAVPCTRYLTQEEIDKGYEYETGKVIIETFKERGLGILDVPAVLLHGHGPFTWGKDVDAAVYNAVVLENVCKMNIFARQINSYAPDLPQRILDKHYLRKHGKDAYYGQKINN, encoded by the coding sequence ATGTTAGAAGAATTAAAAGAAAAAGTACTTAAAGCCAATCTTGAACTGCCTAAGCATGGCTTGGTAGAGTTCACTTGGGGAAATGCTAGTGCTTTTGATAAAGAAACGGGCTATTTTGTAATTAAGCCTAGTGGGGTGAGTTACGATAGTTTGAAAGCTTCTGATATGGTGGTGGTTGATTTGAATGGAAATGTTGTGGAAGGAAAATTAAACCCATCATCTGATACGCCAACTCATGCAGTTCTTTATAAACAATATCCTGAGCTTGGCGGAATTGTTCACACGCATTCTAACTGGGCGACAGCATGGGCACAGTCGGGAGTGGATGTTTCTGCTATGGGAACAACTCATGCAGATACATTTTATGGTGCAGTGCCTTGTACGAGATATTTGACTCAAGAAGAAATTGACAAAGGTTATGAGTACGAAACAGGGAAGGTTATCATTGAAACCTTTAAAGAGCGTGGTTTAGGAATTTTAGATGTTCCAGCGGTTCTTTTACATGGACATGGTCCGTTTACTTGGGGGAAAGATGTTGATGCCGCTGTCTATAATGCTGTTGTTCTGGAAAATGTATGTAAAATGAATATTTTCGCCCGACAAATTAATAGCTATGCGCCAGATTTGCCACAACGTATACTGGATAAACACTATTTACGTAAGCATGGTAAAGATGCTTATTATGGACAAAAAATAAATAATTAA